Proteins encoded together in one Venturia canescens isolate UGA chromosome 10, ASM1945775v1, whole genome shotgun sequence window:
- the LOC122417524 gene encoding venom allergen 5-like, with the protein MGFLGYGLASVAVLCLLTGLLSIKSSRWKAHKCCTKVHRPAAIPDLAPRSTESHRKKAASLPVAISTLAPGSTESHGVEASSSPVAISNPASGSTESIEVETSSSRFAILNDAPGSTESPGREAASLAVCGKKIDKATLSEHEKQQILNYHNWIRSRVAKKSETGGNPGPQPGSKYLKDLIWDDALATAAQGWANQCQISIGREFVNEDTKFGQNFFIIRNDLYTELETMLYYWYSEVHNFNNTLVSSYEDPLPTEESYSNYTQMVWGSTTRVGCGIVRFITDENLKQTYFVCNYAPRGNIVGQPVYKTH; encoded by the exons ATGGGGTTTCTTGGGTACGGGCTCGCTTCCGTTGCGGTTTTATGCCTTTTGACTGGGTTGCTGAGCATAAAGAGTTCGCGCTGGAAGGCACACAAATGTTGCACGAAAGTGCATCGT CCTGCTGCAATACCCGACCTTGCGCCAAGATCCACAGAATCGCACAGAAAGAAAGCTGCATCGTTG CCTGTCGCCATATCCACTCTTGCACCAGGATCCACAGAATCGCACGGAGTGGAAGCCTCATCGTCG CCTGTTGCCATATCCAATCCTGCATCAGGATCCACAGAATCGATCGAAGTGGAAACCTCATCGTCG CGTTTTGCCATATTGAATGATGCGCCAGGATCCACAGAATCGCCCGGACGGGAAGCCGCATCACTGGCAgtttgtggtaaaaaaatcgacaaggCAACACTTTCCgagcacgaaaaacaacagattctcaactATCACAATTGGATAAGATCGAGGGtggcgaaaaagagtgagacaGGTGGAAATCCCGGGCCTCAGCCAGGATCGAAATACTTGAAAGACCTG ataTGGGACGATGCATTAGCTACCGCTGCTCAAGGCTGGGCCAATCAGTGCCAGATTAGCATAGGCAGGGAGTTCGTTAACG AGGACACGAAATTTGgacaaaactttttcattatcaGAAACGATCTTTATACCGAACTGGAAACTATGTTGTATTATTGGTATTCAGAAGTGCACAATTTCAACAATACCTTGGTCTCATCTTACGA aGATCCTTTGCCAACCGAAGAATCGTATAGCAACTATACTCAAATGGTATGGGGTTCAACAACGCGTGTGGGGTGTGGTATCGTTCGTTTTATCACGGATGAAAACCTTAAACAAACCTATTTCGTATGTAACTACGCTCCCCGTGGCAACATAGTGGGCCAGCCAGTGTACAAGACACACTAA